The window NNNNNNNNNNNNNNNNNNNNNNNNNNNNNNNNNNNNNNNNNNNNNNNNNNNNNNNNNNNNNTATATACCGACAGGTGTGAAGGATAGCCTAAGGTAACAAGAAGCTGTGTTCAACGTGCAATACGTAAGATTGACTGTGAACGTGAACGTGGACCACACAGACCGTCGGCCACATCACGGACAAATCGCATAGTTATCAAAAGCTCGGCAGGAGAATAAACGTGAATATTATGCGAGTTTATTTTCCGGGTGAGACGTGGTGTGTGAAACTTGACTCGTgacgactcgtgattgttgaGATAACAGATAACGCTGAGCTAGTCTTGGCCATTAGAACAGAGTATAGCGAGGGAGACGTTAAGCGGAAGCAGATATTTCCCTCTTGGTCTTTCGCCAATCTCGCTCTGACTGAATGTCGACCGCTGAGAGTCAAGAAATAAGAAGAAGAATCTTGCAAGATAGATTCGATCTTTGTACCATAGCAGAGTTGTTCGAGGAAAGTGAGCTCTTGCACCGAAACAAGATGGGTTCTGTGATTGGGGTCACAGCTTGGATAGAAGGATCGGAgtctcttgctgcttcaACGTCGTCGGTACGATCCTGGAAAGGACCTCTTGAACAAATTGAGCAAAATCTGCATCGTTTTGCGACTGGCAAGCACTTTGTTGGGTTTTCAGGTCGAACGATGGTCTGCATGGTTGGAGAAGGTCTTCCACAAATTTCTCCGTCATCTTTTCTTCCACTCTTTTCTGCAGCCGTGACCAATAGAGTGGCTTGTCATGATGCCCGCCGCTTGTCAGCTGGACGTGTGACGAGTTGAAAGGTGGGAGTCGATTCAGCATGGTTCCGGTTGGTGTTGTTGAAGGGCAAGAACGAAGATGTTTAGAGGAGAAATGAAACGATTCGAGCAACCTTTACAGCATTGTCAGATACCGTCTTGATCTTATTGTTGACAGCATGTCTCTTCTCGACTCCAGCTGAGCGAACGGCTAGCGCAGTGCTTTCTACGGACGAAGGTCTTGGATaaagacgacgagggcTGCGTTTTGGAATGTGAATCCGCAAGCCGTGAATCCTATCTCGGTTCATACTGTGTTCGACCAAGGGCCGGCTACTTGCTTTAAGCGTTCCTCATCAGGCTTGGGTCGGTGTATCGAATCAAAAAAATAAAAAAACTGCTTAAGGGCGTTTTCTCGCCGAGCGATCCCTTTTACTGTATTTCCGTTCtacactcacactcacgactactGTATCTTAGTTGTTGTGTAAAGTACCATGGTGACTGTTGCCCCAGCCAGCGTGGAAATTACGAAGCCGTGAACTTGGAAGACGAAATTCCTGTGATTCAAGATTAGCGCCAGTTTCAGTCACGAGGCGTGAGTCTACGACAAACTCGCcattggtgattcgtgattcgtgattcgtgattcgtgattcgtgaatcacgattaGAAAATTCAAGGCCCTTTGTCCTCACTTATGCTGGTCCTGTACAATTACGAGCAAGGCAAGACAATGGCAGAGCTTTCCCACACTTTCGGTCGCTAGCACATGCACGAGCACATGCACGATTGGTTGCTGAATTGTCTGTTTGTAGCGAGGTTGCTCTACTTATCGTCTCAGACCTTGAACAGCGTTAGCATCGTTCTGGCTACCTGAGATACCGTGAAGAAAGCATGTGCTCGTACGTTGCATGACCTCTGGGTGCGGTAACCACCGGTCAACGCATACTAACCGGAAGCGATCGACCTTCATGCACCTCTGATCACACACGCTCGCTTGCGCTCAACGCGGTACCGTGTATATTGCGCCACTTGTGACGAAATTCCGAAACCATGTTTGTTTGCGCGCAGCGCGGCTAAAATTTTGGCGTATTTGCTAATCTCTGCTAAGCTACGCCCTCGTTAAATTTCCGAAAGGATCAacaacagtcacgagtttcTGGATATTAATCGCTCAATGTGACAGTCTGTGACTCGTGAGTTGGCCTGCCATCTCACAATTGAAATTTGGCAATCTTGAATCCTATCTTTGACGATTTAGTCATGGCAAAGCTCGACTTGCCTGAGCACGCAACGAGGCGCAAGATCTTGTCTTTAAAGATTTAAGCGAGAGAGCCTGTTTATCTCTGGTCAAATTTGATTCATTCTTTGCCACAACTCATCCGCATCTTGCCATCGCCAAACATAGTTCGCGCAGTTCAAACTAAAAGGCTACGTTGCCCTGTGATCGTTCGCCAGATCTGCATCTCTGTGCTAGGTGATTTCGGTTCGTGTGCAATCACATGTGAAAGTAGTGGCACTCAAGCAATCGAATCCTGGCTCGTCACAAAGGCTGAATCCGGAATCCAGGTGGAAGGGGGAGGCGTTATCTCTATCATAATGCCAGCGTTACCTTTCACCTTCGGATGAACATGGTCTGCTATCTCTCTCTCGAATAGGTTCCACCTGTGAAAAGTGCAACATAGGCAGCCTCTGGGCTCTTGCTCTGTTGTTTTCATCATCTTTGTTCCAGCAGCCAGTCTCTAGGAACGTTCATATCACTCAGAAATCTACTTTCTCCTTCACACATCAGACGTGCTTGCCACCGTTCTATAACCTCACGAGCTGAACCACTAAGCTATCATCGTGTTTCccttccaccaccaactTTCTCGAGTCTCATAGCCGATTGAcgtcctcctccaccgTTTCCTAactgcatcgagctcgagctcgatcaCCTTATCGCCTCACCGATTCTTGCATTCCCTCCTCTGGGATATCATAGCGGAAGCGCCAAATTTACAGTGATGCCGAATACCttcgagcaagtcgagccTCAGCCCTTACACCAGTCCGATTGGGAAATAGTCTCATCGGTGGAGGCGAGAAGGCCTCTCGATGGCgccgagcttctcgtcAACTACGAAGAGTACCACAATGAAGGCGACGTGAGTATTCGCTCTTTGTTATGCTTGACTGTGTACACAGCGACTGACTTCTTTTTGTACTTTTTCAGTTCCAATTGACCTTGGCATTTCCTTTCGAAACCAGCATCGGCACTGATGTACTCGAGAAGAGGTTTCCTGCCGCGATCTGGCTAGCACGAACGACGTTGCCCGAGCTTGGCATAAGCACGGTGATCTCGCGACCCGGTTCCAGCCTCACTGCCCCAGCTGCCTATTTGGACAGCGAACATGACCTCAATCATGCTTCGTTCAaggcaatcacgagtcTTGCCGAGGCACTCGGATGGCTTTGTGAGACTGCGCACGTTGTCCGTGGAGCTCACTCTTTCCATCACATTTGCACAATGACATCCAACAGACGCATCGAGCCGCCAGGAAAGCACGTTCAGATCTATCTGGTCTTGGACCCGATCAACGGTCCTCCCGCTCTAGTCCTAAACGCTTCGCATGTTCTGAATGGGCACAGGCTGCTATTCCAAGCACAAAACATCCTGCAAAGCCTTTTGCATCCAGCTTTACATCAAGACCACCCATCAGGCCGCGGTGTCGACTCATATTCTTCAACTTTAAGTGgagacgagctcgtcaaagcAGTTTTCATGCCTGAAAATCTCCGAAATATTCTCCCTCGGCTGCCTCGAAGTCTCTCGCAGGCTTATAAATTGCGATTCAAGCCTGGCTCAAATGAATTCATTATTGGTGCCGACAAGCTGGCGGAACGTGTTAGAAACGAGGCTAGGCCCTCAATCGGAATTCCGGGCGTAAACCCCGACGTTCGAAAATCAAATCGGACAGCGTCCATTACCGCGAGTTCTGAAGCTTACAAAAACCCTAAAATGCATATGATTAACATTAGGCGTCGCTTTACTCAACAAGAGTCAGAGCGCCTACGGAAGCAGTGTAAGCGCAACAGTACCACAATCTCATCGTACATCTATGCCGCTATTGTCGAGGCGATTCATCATCATACTTCAACGAACAAGGCAGAGTCACCCAAAGGTGCACATCTCACCTTTCCGGCTCACGCAAGCCGATGGCTTCCCAAAGAGACTCGCAACGATGCGAAACCGGCGGTCAACATGGCCATCGCTCCAGCCTCGGTGTTTTTGAACCCAGAAGACAttcgacctcgtcgagaGATGGCGCAACACGGGCTGACCGAGTCTACTCAGGTCCAAGACATTTTTCGGCTCGCGAGGATCATTGGCATCAAGCAGAATGAGTATCTTGGCAGCCCACATTTGTTGGCATGCCTCGACACGCTTGGACAGAGTGCTGCCAAAGGTATTCTATCCACTGTTCATgccgagccaagcgagTTGAGCTCCCGCTCCTGCTTTTCCACTCCAACACTCACGTCCCAAGGCGTGTTCGACCTTGCAGCCGAGTATCTGTCTCAAGCACCAAACAAAGAGTGGGCTTCTGCATCGATCTCTCGCCCGCTTCAAACGCTGAAGTTGGTCGATGTGGTGCAATACGGCCGGGCCACAAGCCCTTCAGTGTGCTTTTCTCTGTACAGCTTCAATGGTACGCTCACCGTGATGGTTCACTTTGACAATCGTCGCTTCGACCAAGAGCTTGTCACCGCCATCTTGGAACGCGTCTGCACGATCATCGTCCAGTGCTGTCACATTGCTTCACTTTAGATTCTCTGTTTGCACAAAAATTATACCACCTCATACAGCGTCAATGATAGCCAAACGGTACATGTAACATGACTTGAGAATAATTAGGGTGGAAAAACCCGtgatgattcacgattcttggcACTTTGTTGAAGGGAAGAGAAAATGGTGAAAAAGATCGCTTGATTTTCTGGACCTGAAACTACGTACAAAATGAGCATATCTATGTCTTTGTGAACTGCCGTTATTGCAAGTCGACTCAGTATAGCGAGACCTACAGCGAAGAGCATTCTCCCTTTGCAACACTCTGCAAAGCCTTCGGAAGGGTTGATCCTTGAGCGTATGCTACGTGGTAAGAGTCTTGCGATACGGGACGTCCATCCTTCACTTGCcgtctcgtcttcgctctgTGCGGGGCGTGGCTTGTGTGCCTTCCTGTGATAGGCTCTTGCAGAGTATGCGAGGGCCATCTCATTTCCGCTTTCGTTCGTTCCCGCAGAGCGCGCGGAAGTCCCGTTTGTTCCCTCCGAAACTAGGGTGAAACGACCTTGGTCGGCCATTGTATCTTCAACTACATGTCACGTGTCACACGTCACATGCAACGCTGTGCACTGATTCGACGTAACAATCAATTGAAATCGCCGTGCACCGTGCatgaattacgaatcacgaattacgaatcacgaatctgacACATGAGAAAGAAGCGATAAAAATTTccatcaagaatcgtgaatcacgaatgtgaatggGGAAATGTGACGAATCTGCTCGCCGATTATGAGAGGCTCCTGCCTTGTCGACGCGGAGCATCTACATTCAATTGAGTTACCTATCTACCAAAAAACCCTTGACCGTTTGCGCACACTAATTTGGGAGCCAGTGTCGTCTGAACGACTACCACCAACAATACGGAGAGCCCATGTTCGTATATCCACGTTGCATTGAGCCGATGCGCTCACCATGTGAAGCAATCTTCGACGAGGTTAACGTGGATACCTTTCTTGAGCAGACGGACAGTTTCGAATCTGACATCGTCGCACAAGCTGGCTGGCCCGCATAGAGCTACGGACAGATTCTTTTCGCGCTCTTGCAGCAATGCCTGCTGAtccagatgctcgaacAAGGCAGCAGAGAGAACCTGGGGACGACCAGTGAAGCGGCTCACCTGGATTGTATCGCCGTTGCTGCCTTCGGAAAAGATGTGATTTGAAAGTTTctggtcgtcgtcattCTCCTGCTCAACGCGCGCCAACGTTGGAAGCTCGATTCTGTCGCTAGTGCCAGAGGGAGTCGAGGCCTGGTCAGCTTGGGCATCCTCAATCTCGGCCTTTTCCTTTATGGACCTGGTCGACGCTGAACGAGAATAAGCAGGCGAAACAGCCAATTCTTTCGATGCTGATGTGACATAGATATCCATACTGAAACGACAGCGTTTAACGGCCTGATCGTTCTGCATCTCAGAGACCAGTTCGCTGAAAGCTTGCTCGACCAAGGTAAGTGTGCTTTCGTGTCGGACAATCCAGATCAACTTGCAAGAGCTCAGCTCGAGGTGGACAGcagcgctgcagctcgacttgacaGCTTCGACAAACAGAGGCCAGCAAAAGGTAATTGCAATACCTCCAGCAACCAGTACCAGATCGCTGGTAGCTTCGTGGAGCTCTGGTGCAACGCCGAATGGACCTTCGATCAGCACAGAGACGCTGGATTTCTTCGACGCCGTGCCCGCAAGCTCAATGTCCTTTTCGTTCCGCTGTGGACTGGCAGAATCGATGACACGATCTGCTAATTTTCGGGTGAGTCCTGCCTCAGTCTTGATAAGCAGATCAATAAAGCCTTGGGCTGCATCGTCCTGCTGCCGACCAACAGCAAATACGGTGAAAGGATGCTCGCCAACCCACTGCAGACGCGGGACCGTGATGCGGATATCATCGCCTGCCGCAATGCCTCGCATAAACGCTTGTGGCTGGCCTACCAAGCGCAGCTTGCTGACCGGAACTGAAATACGAAGCCGAGTGTATTCTGCGTTGGCACCGTAAGCGTAGATCTGTCCTGCAGCACATTTGATCATGCCGGAGCTGTGCTTGTTGCCTTTCGAGCTATCCGCATCTTTTGACAAGGAGAAGGACAGATAGAAACGGATGGTGAAGCGGGCAACCCGATCGAAGGCCCAGACTGCTGCAGCGATTTCTGCCATCAGCTTGTATATTTCGAACTGCAATCACGCAGAATGTCAAAGGAAAACACAGATGGGAAAGATTATGTTATGTTCAGTCTTTGACTGGCACCTTGTGGTATGCAGGGCGCAGTGCAAACCGCAGCGAATGACGTCGCACTGCGATTCCACTTGATGCTTGCGATAGTGGGCTTGGAATGGGCAGCTAGACTTACCTGTGGCGCTTCAATCAAGGCGATATGCAAATACGtgccgaggatggcgaagaAGGCCATAGTAATGTGAAGCATGACAAAGACCTGTACAAACATATTAAAAGAAAACGAGACGGTGTTAGTCGGATTAGTTCCTGCTGCATTACATCATGTAGTTCATCGTGATGCCAACATGTACAAGGATACGTTTggacagcatcgcttcgcAGTTGAGCAGGAAGCAAAGAACATACCTCGTAAaagcgtcgacgaagcgcgCGAAGAGACAGGAAAACGAGGCCGAAGGACATGCTAAGGCCAACAACACCCCAGCGAATGTAAGTATCTTTCAGCATTGCCGCTACACCGCCCTCGACTTGCATGTAGATTGCGGTATAGGCGAGTGTGTGGATGAAGATGTGAATCCAGAACCACCTTGAGATCCATCGGTGATACAGCATGAGCCGGTCCATTCCGAGCCCAGAGACGATGGCAAGGGGTGTGCGCTTGCTGGCCATGAGGATCAGCAAAGGAAGCTGTGCTGTTCCTAGCACTCCAGTTCGATCGGCGAGATGGCGACAAATCTGGTCACGCTTGCTGGTGGGGCCTGGGTAAAAGACGTTTCGGTCACCAATCAGTAGATCGTAGAAGGCGACGAGAGGAAGAAAGTTGATGAGGCAGAGGAAAAAAATCACCACAGCTTCACCGCGAAGCGGCAGTTGAAGCGACAACCACTGCATCCAAGGGAAAGCAACGACAGATGCATGCTTGCGTTGCACCAGGGGATGCTCCCAGACGTGTGCACGTACGATCCGCATCTTGCGCTTCAGCTTCAAGTGAAGTGAAgggcagctcgagcttaACATGCTGTTGATTccagcagcggcgatgAGGCAAGTGAAAAGACCATACATAACAAAGCTAGTAGACCAAtgaagagcaagatcagGTGAAGATCGGGGGTGTCAGACTTGTCAGGACGTTTCTTGTAACAGCCAAATGAGATGCAGATTTGTTCTGCCTTTTGACAGGCGTCTTGTCGGTGCAGTCACTTACGTGGTGTAGCAGGGCACCTTGTAGGAATTGTGATTGAAGGTTTCATAGGTGATCGCGGCATcagcctgctgctcgactggGAAGGTTCGGATGTATTCCCacgcatcctcatccagCTTCCAGGGATTGGTGATCATAGTGTCGAACTGTACGTCTGGAGCGTCTCCCCAGAAGAAGGGTGCGGTGAAGACGTGACTTGCGTGTTACCAAAGCAATCTAAGCTGGGGCAGGCTTCAGAAGGCGTGCCCTGTTTCTGCAAGGAGGAAGTATAGCAAAAGGAAGGAAGGCAGTAACAAAGAGGGGACAGAAGTGCAGTGGGTATGTGGATTGCTGGCCGCAGTCTCAGGCTTTATAAGTCACTGATGTTCGGTAACTGAAACGTTCCTGATCTAGCATATCGTCTATCTTTTTTACCGCAGTTGCTAAAGCAGAAGTAGGATCCTTCACAAGGTACGGACCGACAGTCTTCGTCTAACCGAGTTCAGGCGTTCCCTCTCTCACATTTTTGTGATCGTTTGAGGTCTAGCAGAAAGTTCTCGCTCGGGTGCAGAGAAAAATTCTTGTATCCAGCACGAAGATGTGCAGTACTGTAAGCCACAGGGGAAAACATTCTGAGTCCCATGTGGCAAGTGCAAGacggaagaagaagcgccAAGTGCAGTGATGCGATTTGTGAAAAGCTACGGGTGAAGCAGAAGAACCTCAGCTGCTGATTGGCTAGGGACTTGTGAAGCCTTGAGTCCCACGTGGCAGGAGAAGCTGCGCCATTGAGTGCAAggcagaagaagaagcacgaagtGCAGTGATTCGATTTGTGAAAAGCTACGGGTGAAGCAAGAAGAATTTCGGCTGCTGATTGGCTAATGACCCGTGTAACTCAACGGCAGGGCGAAGACATCTTTTGTGTGGCAGGTAGCCATGCCGAGAGTGGGGGAGTTGAAAGAACCGGGAAAATGGTGAGACGGCGGCGGGAGCCGCTTCACCTACGCCCGCCGCTCGGAACGGCGGCGGCGGGTGATTTGCTCGCTGTCTCTTTATGCCTGGCGTGAGAAACTTTATGCAATGACTTCACTTTATCAGATCCGAGCCACGACCACCAGTTTTCAACACGCATGATTCTTGTCACGCGTGCTGCCCTTCGTTAAGTCGCGAAGCAAGTCAACGCCAGACGCTTGGCAGGTCTTGCcgacaagcgcaagaggCAAGCGATCCGACCGACGCAGAGTTACAGCGTGCATCTATGAGGGGAACAGAACGAGAGAGCATCTCACCTGGTCATGCGCCCTTCCAATCAATCATATAGTCGAAAGGAGACAGTACAAATGGATGCAGGATGCGGTCAGAGTGGGGGAAGGAACTGAGAGAAGATGTGAGcccaatcacgagtcgttGAATGCGATTCATAACAGAAAGTTCTCAGCAAAAAGGAAAgctgcgaatcgtgaatctgtgaatgtcTTCTTGGACCTCCTCCCTCGTTCACAGGATTCGCTCACAACAGAACAGGCGGGCATCGCGGATCGGAGATCGAACCTTGGACAAAATTATTGGTCATTTTTGCTCATTTgttccattcacgatttggcaGTTGTGGTGTTTATCAGATTTTGCCTTGAGATTTGATCCGGTCCAATCAGATAACAGATTCTTCCCATAACTCGGCTGCGCTGTCAAATAATGCCCTCTGCCACTGTACCACGCAGAACAaaaagcaagaagcgcacaGCCGCCACGTAACGATCAAAACTGGTATCCCGATTCGCTCCGGGCTTGTGCCTTCCACTTGTGTCAGTGCATCCGGCTCGCCCTGCACTAGCAGGTTCCTGCGTGAAAGTCTGCAGTTGGTCGAGACTTCATGCGAGCCCGGTCCCGCTCCAAGAGAGGCATTGTCTACTCCGTCTCTCAAAACTTGCATCCTGTTCAGTGCTTCAGCATTCTCATTTGTAAAGTGATACATGTGCGTTGATGGTTTGCGAGGAAGGGAAAGGCTGAATCGTACTTTCAATATCTTTTGTACTCCGAATAGGTCCATGAGGCATATTGTTTGACTAACTTAACTTACGTTGACTCGAACGTTGCAGTTCACGTACACACAAATACACAAGAAACGTAGCGCCATGTCTCTTGCGCCAGTGGAAAAGATGGAGAATAAAAATCTTGTCCAACTCGGTATCTAGCTTCAAGTGACAAATCAGACTGCTTGAGTTGGCATCGATGATGCTAGTATATCTCTGCCGACACCAACCCAAAAACCAGACTGCGAGTATGCCTGCATCAGCTCGAGGGATGATCAAGGACCGTACAACTGAAGTAGGTAGAATGCAGGTCTCCGTGAAAGCTCAAAGACAAAGTCCAGGCATGAAAATGAAGTACTGAGGCCCATGTTTTCACTTGTGTCCCGGCTAAGCGTCACTTGCTGGTTGAATGCTAAATGCTTTGATTGCGGCTTAGGCCTGTGGCGAGACTTGAGAGCTCGATGAGGCACCCTGCCCGCCTAAAAAAGGGGGGCTGGATGAGCGCAAGGGCGAGCGACAAAAAAGGGAGGGAGTACAGGGCGGGGAAATTCGAGCGCTAGGCGATGGCCAGCCTAGCAACGACGAGAAAGATGATGGAGGAGAAGAAAATAACGTAGATTCATGAAATAAACACCAAGTTTTATGGAGAAAATTGGGAGGCGAGCTCTGCTCTCCCAGACGCTCTCGCCCTACCGCACGAGACGTCTGCATAACTACGAGCGTTCGTGTCTGAGGTTGTGCTGTCTTCCGTCAATTGGAGCTGCAATTGCGGGTATTGATATTGCTTTGCTTCTCACATGGCCTTAGGACAACCTGATACTTTTCAAGTTAGCCTATCTGCCCAGTCCGCCCGGTTCGAAAGTCACATGAGAAGATGATTGACCGCTTCAACTCGAAGACCGGCTCCCTTCTGACCGCTCCCAGCTTCGACCTATGTTCCAGTTCGAACCGAACGTACATGAAACGCCTTTCAACGATAAACAAAGTTAAAATGTTAGcagaaatcgtgaatgatgctGACCCTCAGCTAGTTTTGTTTTCTAGACACAGTTCTTGACACAGCAGACAGGGTCGCTTAGGTACATCATTACGCTCTCTAGTCTTGCTGCCGGCACCATACATTCCACAGCGTGTAATACAACGAACCATGTCGCTAAGCAATGCTATAGCCCGATCCTTCCAGTCACCGCGCATAGGAAGCCTCGGCCCTCACTTTACGCCTGGCACTAGCTGGAATCAAGACATAATGGGTCAAGTTGAAGACGCGCTCATAGCTGTCTACTCTCGTTAGGCGAACATATACATGCAGATTCAAGCCTGGCCGAAGGAATAGCAGACAGGACATGAACGAtgttcaagctgctcaCGACGTTCCGGAGACCATGGATTCTGAGCATGGTTCTTTCACCATTCTTTGGtccaacagcagctctgAAGTCCGTAAGGGTGTTTGCAGCCAAATCAAGAACGATCCCACCGAAACACCAGCCCCCGGTACAATGGCGAAGTTCAACTCCGTCTCTTTCTCTAAGGCTGCAGCGCCCATGGTGTTCCGTGTTAGGAAGAACCTTTCACCCTCATCTATCTATGGCGTGGTCAGGGTACAAGATGCTCCGGAGCTACAAATTATGGCTGTGAGGCTTGTATCGAACATCATCAAGCATAGAGTGAagagaagctcgaggaaAAGGTCATGACCATGAACAAGCTACTGATTCACAGCTTCGCGGCCGCTAAGCGTCGAGTTCAGTCAGGTCATCCGCTTTAACGCGAATCTCGGCTGGACTTGGCGTGCTCTGCCACTTGCTTGTCTTCAATACCACCATCGCATCTGCAGCCTCTTCCATCATGTTTTTCCTCGCAAGTCTCGCATAGTCGGCCGTTGCCATGCTTTAACGCCTCTCCTGGATATCCCCTTCAGCCTTGCCCAGCGGAAACGTCTCTGCGGCAGACTCAGGCCCGACTTGTTACTTTCGCCCCGACAGATTTATCAGTACTTCGGCTGGCCAGTGTCTCGGCCCTCTCCTCACCTCCTGCTTGTACGTATAGCTCGCCAGGCCCAATtactcgctcgctcgcgaTATTCTCGACGCTGACTGATACGCAGCACTCTTCGGCCCCAAACAGGGGCAGTTGCACGCCTCCCCTGGagtcatcatcaccaccgaTATGCCCACGACACCTTTCAATGTAATGGACGTCTGAAATCGGATCGCTTTCGAAATGACATTGATGAGTCAGCAAGAGAGAGGCGGATTTTCTCCGTCACCGCCCTCTATCTCGTCTGTTAGTTTCCTCGTGCCTTCTTATTCTGCAGTCTTCGAATGCGCCTTAGCCTGTGGTTAGCTTCTgtgctttcttcttttcctcAATCCAGTCGTTACATTACTCATATCGTGCCCTTGAGTGTACGGGTGTGACAGCAACCCTTGCTGAGAATGGGATCTCGCTAGGTTTAACTCTCATCCAAATCAAGAATTCCGATCACCCCATCTCAACTCCGCTCCTCTCCGCGACTACATGCCTTGCTGTTTGGAGCCTTCGGCAGCTCGCTGTGACATTTATCATCCCGCGCGGTTTGGTTCGCGTATTCGCCTGTTCTTACGCTTCTGACTTCCTCTATGGCTGTTCGAGCTAATTGGACCTCTGTCTACGGCGATATCGGGTTTGCTGAGTTCGAGATCAAGTCTGACATGACATCCCCGCAAAACCCATTCTGTCGTGTCTCGACTGCGCTGCCGGTACCGAGCGCAAACAAAGGTATTCATACCTGATTGTGTGAGGGCAGAATTTTGATTTGCGAACGGAACGATACTGAAACGGCGAAATACAGGGTTACTTGAGATTCTTCGCCGCCCATTGAGCCACAGAGATCGTTGACAAACCTCTGCGTGCTGTATAGGTGTTTTCATGATCCCAGTGCGTCCCAAGCCCAGAAGCAAAAGTGATCCTGTACATACGCATCTGGTTGGTGGGATCGTTAGCAAGTTCTTGCTCTAACTGATCGACTGATTTGAGGCTTCTCTCGACGTTTCTGCCAAGTTTGTCTTGCACTATGTTGGCGAGCCGATCCATAGAGATGGAATCACCGGAAATATAGACGACACCGTTCTCTTGCGGAGTGACAAagatgagctcggcaatGACGTTGCCAATATCCTCCACCGCTGTGACCGTGAGAGTGTTGTCCCAGCTTCCGATGGCGGTGAATTTGGCGTTCTCGAGATCGACCAGTCCGAAATCTTTCCTAAACAGGAAGCTGAGAAACATGCCCGTTGACACAATGACCCACTGCGTCTGTTTCTGGGCTCTGAGCAGATCGCGGATGGCAACTTGCTCGGCGAAGAGATCGTGCTTTGTGTTGCGTTGGATGACGTCGTAATCGAGGCCGAACTGCCAAGGGAAGAACTTGGGGATGCCTGCATCTAGGGCAGCTCGTGCAATCTTTGTCTGCGTTCCCGGTGGCATTTCCATGCCCGTGCACCCAATCACAATGTCGAAAGGCTTGAAGAGAGCTGTGAGCTCTGACTGAgtggctgctgctacaTCGCCAGGAATAATAGAGACCTTGCTCTGTCTGTACTTGGCAATCCTCGCTTTTTTGGCTTCGTCTTGGGTTTCAATGGTCGACGGGCGCAAGAGCAGGACAATCTCGGTGTCGGCACGAGCTTGATGGTTTGCCAGATTCAAGACAATCTGATCACCGAGTTCGCCGGcaccgaggatgaggatggaCTTGGGTCGAGACATATTCACGTGGGATCCGGGGGTCAAGAGCAGCTACAATGTTATGTTACGGCGAGGGATCGTCACC of the Mycosarcoma maydis chromosome 2, whole genome shotgun sequence genome contains:
- a CDS encoding uncharacterized protein (related to FRE3 - Ferric reductase, reduces siderophore-bound iron prior to uptake) — its product is MITNPWKLDEDAWEYIRTFPVEQQADAAITYETFNHNSYKVPCYTTFVMYGLFTCLIAAAGINSMLSSSCPSLHLKLKRKMRIVRAHVWEHPLVQRKHASVVAFPWMQWLSLQLPLRGEAVVIFFLCLINFLPLVAFYDLLIGDRNVFYPGPTSKRDQICRHLADRTGVLGTAQLPLLILMASKRTPLAIVSGLGMDRLMLYHRWISRWFWIHIFIHTLAYTAIYMQVEGGVAAMLKDTYIRWGVVGLSMSFGLVFLSLRALRRRFYEVFVMLHITMAFFAILGTYLHIALIEAPQFEIYKLMAEIAAAVWAFDRVARFTIRFYLSFSLSKDADSSKGNKHSSGMIKCAAGQIYAYGANAEYTRLRISVPVSKLRLVGQPQAFMRGIAAGDDIRITVPRLQWVGEHPFTVFAVGRQQDDAAQGFIDLLIKTEAGLTRKLADRVIDSASPQRNEKDIELAGTASKKSSVSVLIEGPFGVAPELHEATSDLVLVAGGIAITFCWPLFVEAVKSSCSAAVHLELSSCKLIWIVRHESTLTLVEQAFSELVSEMQNDQAVKRCRFSMDIYVTSASKELAVSPAYSRSASTRSIKEKAEIEDAQADQASTPSGTSDRIELPTLARVEQENDDDQKLSNHIFSEGSNGDTIQVSRFTGRPQVLSAALFEHLDQQALLQEREKNLSVALCGPASLCDDVRFETVRLLKKGIHVNLVEDCFTW